In one window of Longimicrobiaceae bacterium DNA:
- the rpsL gene encoding 30S ribosomal protein S12, with the protein MPTINQLVRKGRQTLEKKSKSPAMRNNPQKRGVCTRVYTTTPKKPNSALRKVARVRLTNGFEVTAYIPGEGHNLQEHSIVLIRGGRVKDLPGVRYHIVRGTLDASGVNDRRQSRSKYGAKRPKPGQPAGKGAGKGAPAKGKR; encoded by the coding sequence ATGCCGACTATCAACCAGCTGGTCCGCAAGGGACGCCAGACGCTCGAGAAGAAGAGCAAGTCGCCGGCGATGCGGAACAATCCGCAGAAGCGCGGCGTTTGCACGCGCGTCTACACCACGACCCCGAAGAAGCCGAACTCGGCGCTTCGCAAGGTCGCCCGCGTCCGGCTGACCAACGGGTTCGAGGTCACCGCGTACATCCCGGGTGAGGGCCACAACCTGCAGGAGCACTCGATCGTCCTCATCCGCGGCGGTCGCGTGAAGGACCTTCCGGGTGTGCGCTACCACATCGTCCGCGGCACGCTCGACGCCTCCGGCGTGAACGATCGCCGCCAGAGCCGCTCCAAGTACGGTGCCAAGCGTCCCAAGCCGGGTCAGCCGGCCGGGAAGGGTGCCGGCAAGGGCGCTCCCGCCAAGGGGAAGAGGTAA
- the rpsG gene encoding 30S ribosomal protein S7, with amino-acid sequence MSRRTRAVKRPILPDPVYGSESITKFVNTLMLDGKKSTAEGIFYAAMTALEEKTGQPAETVFKAALNNAKPVLEVKSRRVGGATYQVPVEVRPERRTALAMRWLVGYARARGEKTMADRLGAELLAASRNEGATIKKKDDTHRMAEANKAF; translated from the coding sequence ATGAGCCGCCGCACACGCGCCGTCAAGCGCCCGATCCTCCCGGATCCCGTCTACGGGAGCGAGTCGATCACCAAGTTCGTCAACACCCTCATGCTCGACGGCAAGAAGTCGACCGCCGAGGGCATCTTCTACGCCGCGATGACCGCGCTCGAGGAGAAGACCGGCCAGCCGGCCGAGACCGTCTTCAAGGCCGCGCTCAACAACGCCAAGCCGGTCCTCGAGGTGAAGTCGCGCCGCGTGGGCGGCGCCACCTACCAGGTGCCCGTCGAGGTCCGTCCGGAGCGCCGCACCGCGCTCGCCATGCGCTGGCTCGTGGGCTATGCCCGCGCCCGCGGCGAGAAGACGATGGCGGACCGCCTCGGTGCCGAGCTGTTGGCCGCGAGCCGGAACGAGGGCGCCACCATCAAGAAGAAGGACGACACCCACCGGATGGCCGAGGCCAACAAGGCATTC